In Aristaeella hokkaidonensis, the following are encoded in one genomic region:
- the phnC gene encoding phosphonate ABC transporter ATP-binding protein: protein MIEFKHVSKTYPNGVKGLKDVNLTINQGEFVAIIGLSGAGKSTLIRTINRMIDITEGQLTVDGTDVMTLKGKSLRRFRRKIGMIFQSFNLVSRSTAIKNVLTSMVPDMPWWKVLLGIFSKEQKMHALEALDKVGILDKAYTRCDQLSGGQQQRVALARTLNQTPTIILADEPVAALDPVTAHQVMGDFKRINEEMNISILINIHHVDLALKYATRLIGIRAGEIVYDGPVDQVTQEILDSIYNGASIPQAGD from the coding sequence TTGATTGAATTCAAACATGTCAGTAAAACCTATCCCAACGGCGTAAAAGGCCTGAAAGATGTGAACCTCACCATCAATCAGGGCGAATTTGTTGCCATCATCGGCCTCAGCGGTGCGGGCAAATCCACCCTCATCCGGACCATCAACCGGATGATTGATATCACGGAGGGACAGCTGACCGTGGACGGCACAGACGTCATGACCCTGAAGGGCAAAAGTCTCCGCCGTTTCCGCCGGAAAATCGGTATGATTTTCCAGTCCTTCAACCTGGTTTCCCGCTCCACTGCCATCAAGAATGTGCTGACCTCCATGGTGCCTGATATGCCCTGGTGGAAGGTTCTGCTCGGCATTTTCAGCAAGGAGCAGAAAATGCATGCCCTGGAGGCGCTGGATAAAGTCGGCATCCTGGACAAGGCTTATACCCGCTGCGACCAGCTTTCCGGCGGTCAGCAGCAGCGCGTTGCCCTGGCCCGCACCCTGAACCAGACGCCCACCATCATCCTGGCGGATGAACCTGTGGCCGCGCTGGATCCTGTCACTGCCCATCAGGTCATGGGTGACTTCAAGCGCATCAATGAAGAAATGAACATTTCCATCCTGATCAATATTCATCATGTGGACCTGGCGCTCAAATACGCTACCCGCCTGATCGGTATCCGCGCAGGTGAAATTGTTTACGACGGGCCTGTGGATCAGGTTACCCAGGAGATTCTGGATTCCATCTACAACGGTGCTTCCATTCCCCAGGCGGGCGATTGA
- a CDS encoding phosphate/phosphite/phosphonate ABC transporter substrate-binding protein yields the protein MKKLTALLLAIVLLLGCVSALADNVKMDKLTLEFVPSKDADVIITGTKNLPDLLKAEMANQGYDIGEVEITVGTNYNATGEAMGAGSIDIGWLPAGTYVLYSDETEVILTSTRAGLSNDSENPADWNGDANKTTGDSSNQVGFYRALIYATPSAYGKELAAKVNAGEALTWDDLNKANWAVGNNSSSAGYIYPTMWLMDHYDGKKLTDLEHVSFGIQYGDQFAQAAAEQVDIIVCYADGRRDYEAAWMLPLGETDPTGKAGMGRTDTIWNELNVIGVTPGIYNDTVAVTKAKPEIYNPEFIAAIQDALINIINTEEGKAIFSVYSHEGYKKAVDSDYDATRKAQEVVK from the coding sequence ATGAAAAAACTCACCGCCCTGCTTCTGGCAATTGTTCTGCTTCTCGGCTGCGTTAGCGCCCTGGCTGACAATGTCAAAATGGACAAGCTGACCCTCGAATTTGTTCCCTCCAAGGATGCTGACGTGATTATCACCGGCACCAAGAACCTGCCCGACCTGCTCAAGGCTGAAATGGCCAACCAGGGCTATGATATCGGCGAAGTGGAAATCACCGTCGGTACCAACTACAACGCCACCGGTGAAGCCATGGGCGCCGGTTCCATCGATATCGGCTGGCTGCCCGCCGGCACCTACGTCCTCTACAGCGACGAAACAGAGGTCATCCTGACCTCCACCCGCGCCGGTCTGTCCAACGACAGTGAAAATCCTGCCGACTGGAACGGCGACGCCAACAAGACCACCGGTGACTCCAGCAATCAGGTCGGTTTCTACCGCGCCCTGATCTATGCCACTCCCTCTGCCTACGGCAAGGAACTGGCCGCCAAAGTCAACGCCGGTGAAGCCCTGACCTGGGATGACCTGAACAAGGCCAACTGGGCTGTCGGCAACAACTCCTCCTCTGCCGGATATATCTATCCCACCATGTGGCTGATGGATCACTATGACGGCAAAAAGCTCACCGATCTGGAGCATGTTTCCTTCGGCATTCAGTATGGCGACCAGTTCGCGCAGGCTGCTGCCGAGCAGGTGGACATCATCGTGTGCTACGCCGACGGCCGCCGCGACTATGAAGCCGCCTGGATGCTTCCCCTGGGCGAGACCGATCCCACCGGCAAGGCCGGCATGGGTCGTACCGACACCATCTGGAATGAGCTGAACGTTATCGGCGTCACCCCCGGTATCTACAATGACACCGTGGCCGTTACCAAGGCGAAGCCCGAGATCTACAATCCCGAGTTCATCGCGGCCATCCAGGACGCCCTGATCAACATTATCAACACTGAAGAAGGCAAGGCCATCTTCTCCGTGTACAGCCACGAAGGTTACAAGAAGGCTGTTGACAGCGATTACGACGCCACCCGTAAGGCACAGGAAGTCGTGAAGTAA
- a CDS encoding LacI family DNA-binding transcriptional regulator, giving the protein MANIRDVARLANVSPATVSRILNDNQIYKTTDETRERVLRAVTELGYQAPVKKRPRPDQSDTSGFSVGVLLATTKGKYSDPYYLAILSGIEDELARLGGTVSVIQTEQELEDQAILNRLLGAGLSGLIMMRPLSEPLFEQLHSLIPHIVGIDTGHMPIDNVEYDHLRVSKMAVEYLYSKGHRSIGYIGGSVGGAPLKRSRRYRSYLETMADLGLEVRSEWVLNCDWDDRKCVSLVEKTYHEHGLPTAFYAASDLMAMAALRALYQLGIRVPDQVAVIGMSNIEMSQYANPPLTTIDVPAVEMGITAARIIASRVRGDTTLPKRVLLPSRLIERDSV; this is encoded by the coding sequence ATGGCGAATATCCGTGACGTGGCCCGCCTGGCCAATGTTTCCCCCGCTACTGTCTCCCGTATTCTGAATGACAATCAGATTTACAAGACGACGGATGAAACACGCGAGAGAGTGCTGCGCGCTGTGACTGAGCTTGGTTACCAGGCTCCCGTGAAAAAGCGCCCCCGGCCGGATCAGTCTGATACCTCCGGTTTTTCTGTCGGTGTGCTCCTGGCCACCACCAAAGGTAAATACAGTGATCCCTACTATCTCGCCATTCTCAGCGGCATAGAGGATGAACTTGCCCGCCTTGGCGGCACCGTTTCCGTCATCCAGACAGAGCAGGAGCTTGAGGATCAGGCCATCCTGAATCGCCTGCTGGGTGCCGGCCTTTCCGGCCTCATCATGATGCGTCCCCTGTCTGAGCCGCTGTTTGAACAGCTCCATTCCCTCATTCCGCATATTGTCGGAATTGATACCGGGCATATGCCCATTGATAACGTGGAATATGATCACCTGCGGGTCAGCAAAATGGCTGTGGAATACCTTTACAGCAAAGGGCACCGGTCCATCGGCTATATCGGCGGCAGTGTCGGGGGCGCCCCGTTGAAGCGTTCCCGCCGTTACCGCAGCTACCTGGAAACCATGGCGGATCTCGGTCTGGAGGTCAGGTCCGAATGGGTGCTGAACTGCGACTGGGATGACCGAAAGTGCGTTTCCCTTGTTGAGAAGACTTACCATGAACACGGCCTGCCCACCGCTTTCTATGCAGCCAGTGACCTGATGGCCATGGCCGCCCTGCGTGCCCTGTATCAGCTGGGGATCCGTGTTCCGGATCAGGTTGCGGTCATCGGCATGAGCAATATTGAGATGAGTCAGTATGCCAACCCACCGCTGACCACCATCGACGTCCCGGCTGTCGAAATGGGTATCACCGCCGCCCGGATCATCGCCAGCCGTGTCCGGGGAGACACCACGCTGCCCAAGCGTGTTCTGCTCCCCTCCCGCCTTATTGAGCGGGATTCCGTATGA